Proteins encoded in a region of the Vicia villosa cultivar HV-30 ecotype Madison, WI linkage group LG5, Vvil1.0, whole genome shotgun sequence genome:
- the LOC131602159 gene encoding ubiquitin-conjugating enzyme E2 28-like, which translates to MASKRIVKELKDLQRDPPTSCSAGPVGEDMFHWQATIIGPNDSPYAGGVFLVTIHFPPDYPLKPPKVAFRTKVFHPNINSNGNICLDILKEQWSPALTISKVLLSICSLLTDPNPDDPLVPEVAHMCKTDRVKYESTARSWTQKFAMG; encoded by the exons ATGGCTTCCAAGAGAATAGTAAAAGAGCTCAAGGACTTGCAGAGAGATCCACCAACTTCATGCAGTGCAG GTCCTGTCGGCGAGGACATGTTTCATTGGCAGGCAACAATCATCGGTCCAAATGATAGTCCTTATGCTGGTGGTGTTTTCCTTGTTACCATTCATTTTCCTCCTGATTATCCCCTCAAACCTCCCAAG GTTGCATTCAGGACAAAGGTATTTCATCCAAACATTAACAGCAACGGAAATATTTGCCTCGACATACTCAAAGAACAATGGAGTCCCGCTCTTACAATATCCAAG GTGCTGCTCTCTATATGTTCTCTGCTAACGGATCCGAACCCCGATGACCCTCTTGTGCCTGAAGTTGCTCATATGTGCAAAACCGACAGAGTCAAGTACGAGTCTACTGCTAGAAGCTGGACTCAGAAGTTTGCCATGGGATAA
- the LOC131602158 gene encoding rac-like GTP-binding protein RAC1: MSGSRFIKCVTVGDGAVGKTCLLISYTSNTFPTDYVPTVFDNFSANVVVDGSTINLGLWDTAGQEDYNRLRPLSYRGADVFLLAFSLISRASYENIAKKWIPELRHYAPGVPIILVGTKLDLRDDNQFFQDHPGAAPITTAQGEELRKLIGAPVYIECSSKTQKNVKAVFDAAIKVVLQPPKQKKPKRKGHKACSIL, from the exons ATGAGTGGTTCTAGATTCATAAAGTGTGTCACTGTAGGCGATGGAGCTGTTGGCAAGACTTGTTTGCTTATCTCCTATACCAGCAACACTTTCCCCACG GACTATGTGCCCACTGTCTTTGACAATTTCAGTGCAAATGTAGTTGTGGATGGGAGCACTATAAATTTGGGGTTGTGGGATACCGCTG GCCAAGAAGATTACAATAGATTAAGACCCTTAAGCTACCGTGGAGCTGATGTTTTCCTGCTTGCGTTTTCTCTCATAAGTAGAGCTAGCTATGAGAATATTGCCAAGAAA TGGATTCCTGAGTTGAGGCATTATGCTCCTGGTGTTCCAATTATTCTCGTTGGAACGAAACTTG ATCTTCGAGATGATAACCAGTTCTTTCAAGACCATCCTGGTGCTGCACCAATCACCACAGCACAG GGCGAGGAACTCAGAAAACTCATTGGTGCTCCAGTTTACATAGAATGTAGTTCCAAAACACAAAAG AATGTGAAGGCTGTTTTCGACGCGGCCATCAAAGTAGTTCTACAGCCGCCAAAACAAAAGAAACCTAAAAGGAAGGGGCATAAAGCCTGTTCTATTTTGTGA